CGGAGGAGGCGGAGCCGGAAAAACGCAGCGGTAGCAAGGTCCCTGGCCCGGGAGAATAGTCATGAGCATCCCATCCCAGCGCAAGATCCCTGCCTCGATCATGGGTTTTCCTGTAAACACGCAGGCATCATTTAGCAGAAACCTGGCCGGGAAATTGTCTACTGCGTCGATGATTAAATCATAATCCTTTATTAAATCCAGCACATTGTTTTTAGTAAGGCGCAGTTCGTGAGCAATGACGTTTACCTCGGGGTTGAGCGCGTTTAAAGTACGCTTAGCCGATTCAACTTTGGCCATACCAACCCTATCGGTCGTATGCACTACTTGACGCTGCAGGTTGGACAAATCGACGGCATCATTGTCCACCAGACCGATTGTACCGACACCCGCGGCTGTCAAATAAAGACTAACCGGTGAGCCCAGCCCACCGGCGCCCACTATCAATACTTTGGATTCTAAAAGCTTTTTCTGCCCTTTGCCACCCACTTCTTTGAGCAAAATGTGCCGGCTATAGCGTCTAATCTGCTCTTCGTTCAGGCCCAATTTTCTCCCTCCTTCGCATGCTTAATTCCATGCTAATCAACACTCTTGGCTTTGTCAATTTAAATAGCAGCTTTTCATCGGAAAAGGAAAGAAGCCCATATCGGGCTCCCATTAAACCACTACTTCTCTTCTTTTTTGGCAAAGCTGTCTTTCGCTTCGCATTCCGGGCATTTTTTCGGCTTACATCTTGTTTCCTTTTCAAATCCGCAGTTGCCGCATTTCCATACTGCCATCCCTACACCCCCTGGTTAAACTCAAATTTTTTATTCGCCTGCACTCTCAATTAATTTCTTAAGCCTTTCGGCCGTGGCAGCATCAGGTTTGGTCTCTAAGGCAGCTTGCCACTGGGCAATAGCACCCTTTTTATCATTGCGCACATTGTACAAGAAAATACCGTAATTCATTCTGGCGTTTAAAAACTTGGGATCTTGTTCAATTGCCTTTTTATAATGTTCTTCCGCCAGGTCATATTGGGCGCTGTAAAATGCTGCCGTGGCCAGATCCACTCTGATGTTAATATTCTGCGGCTGCTGTTCCAATGCCTTTTGGTAGCTCTTTACCGCTGCCTTAAAAAACTTTGCCCCTTCTTCATAGTTTTGCACATCAAAATATTGGACACCCAAGTCGTATTGATTATTTGCCAGGGCAACGAGAAGATTAACATTATTAGGATTAGTTTTTACAGCTTGTTCATATTGCCTGATATTGGCCCGTAAGCTTTGCAACTGGCTATTACCCCCGGAAGCCCCGGTTGCCTGAAAATCGTCAGCAGATGGCGCTTGCCAGACCATAAAGGAACCAACCAACCCAACAGACAGTACGATGACCAGGATAATTAGAGGAATTTTTGCTGCCCGCTTATGTTTTCTTATCGCTTTCAGCATCATCTTCAGATCTTCCTTTCATGATCCCTTGTCATCGATCATAGTATAGGCCACTTTGCTTGTCAACTAAATACCAGCTGACAAAAAGAAAGATGCTGTTTTACTAATCCTCTCTTTGTTCCTCACTATACTTTTTATGCCTTGGATTTTCTACATTTATGCCTAACCAATTCAAGAAATCCAACCAAGTATCTATGTTGGTCTTTTGGGTTAATTCCATGGCTGTTAAAAACGGCTCCTCCCTGTTAAAAATTTTACTATGTTAAGTAGTATTATAGCAAAAAAATAGTTAA
This region of Zhaonella formicivorans genomic DNA includes:
- the moeB gene encoding molybdopterin-synthase adenylyltransferase MoeB — encoded protein: MGLNEEQIRRYSRHILLKEVGGKGQKKLLESKVLIVGAGGLGSPVSLYLTAAGVGTIGLVDNDAVDLSNLQRQVVHTTDRVGMAKVESAKRTLNALNPEVNVIAHELRLTKNNVLDLIKDYDLIIDAVDNFPARFLLNDACVFTGKPMIEAGILRWDGMLMTILPGQGPCYRCVFPAPPPPGTVPSCQEAGVIGVVPGVMGMLQATEAIKLLLGVGQNMAGKLLLFDALETKFREVEVERNPDCPVCGEHPTITELEEYELYCDMQQG
- a CDS encoding RCKP-type rubredoxin-like domain-containing protein; the encoded protein is MAVWKCGNCGFEKETRCKPKKCPECEAKDSFAKKEEK
- a CDS encoding tetratricopeptide repeat protein; amino-acid sequence: MMLKAIRKHKRAAKIPLIILVIVLSVGLVGSFMVWQAPSADDFQATGASGGNSQLQSLRANIRQYEQAVKTNPNNVNLLVALANNQYDLGVQYFDVQNYEEGAKFFKAAVKSYQKALEQQPQNINIRVDLATAAFYSAQYDLAEEHYKKAIEQDPKFLNARMNYGIFLYNVRNDKKGAIAQWQAALETKPDAATAERLKKLIESAGE